A stretch of the Pseudorasbora parva isolate DD20220531a chromosome 13, ASM2467924v1, whole genome shotgun sequence genome encodes the following:
- the b3gnt7l gene encoding UDP-GlcNAc:betaGal beta-1,3-N-acetylglucosaminyltransferase 7, like: MTNPQSTRTDCSLRSACVMDFFCRKKKNLRAAVSLTLIFATLLMLQKLITVDTNIKDVKGKNKWCSPQCSSFKRRSIKPAENSSQSRGNDLALVGKPMPTTWDVSRIECKENSTIKSQPWFRRLNPRFHEFVLHRHCRYFPMLLNHPEKCSGDVDVLVVVKSVIEEHDRREAVRQTWGKEQEIQGFKIKTLFLLGTPATGKDARNLQALVQYEDRTYGDILQWDFIDTFFNLTLKEVNFLRWFNIYCSEVPFIFKGDDDVFVHTKNLVELIGFRVEENRVENLIVGDTIFEAKPIRNRQSKYFIPKELYDKRYPPYLGGGGFLMSSQVARRLFVASESVELYPIDDVFLGMCLQKLQIVPELHLAFRTFGIIKRKVTPMNREPCFFRNLIVVHKLVPMELLKMWNLVQNEDLKCARQVAIDP; this comes from the coding sequence ATGACAAATCCACAGTCCACCCGAACAGACTGCTCTCTGAGGAGCGCGTGCGTAATGGATTTCTTCTGTCGAAAGAAGAAGAATTTAAGAGCTGCGGTCAGCCTGACTTTGATTTTTGCCACTTTGCTGATGCTTCAGAAATTAATAACAGTGGACACGAATATTAAAGATGtcaaagggaaaaataaatggTGTAGCCCCCAATGTTCGTCATTCAAAAGAAGAAGCATAAAACCCGCTGAAAATTCATCTCAATCACGCGGCAATGACTTGGCGCTGGTGGGGAAACCCATGCCAACAACGTGGGACGTGTCAagaatcgaatgtaaagagaattCCACGATAAAGTCCCAACCCTGGTTTCGACGTTTAAACCCAAGGTTCCACGAATTTGTTTTGCACAGACATTGCAGATACTTTCCAATGCTGCTGAATCACCCCGAGAAGTGTAGCGGTGACGTGGATGTTCTGGTCGTGGTCAAATCGGTTATTGAGGAACATGACCGACGAGAGGCCGTGCGACAGACCTGGGGAAAGGAGCAAGAAATCCAGGGCTTTAAAATCAAAACGCTGTTTCTATTAGGCACTCCGGCCACTGGCAAAGATGCGCGAAATTTACAAGCCCTTGTCCAATATGAAGACCGAACCTACGGTGATATATTGCAGTGGGACTTCATAGACACCTTCTTCAATCTCACCTTAAAGGAGGTGAATTTTCTGAGGTGGTTCAACATCTACTGCAGTGAGGTTCCATTCATCTTCAAAGGGGACGACGATGTGTTTGTCCACACCAAGAACCTCGTGGAACTAATTGGCTTTAGGGTGGAGGAGAACAGGGTGGAAAACCTTATTGTAGGGGACACCATTTTTGAAGCCAAACCTATCAGAAACCGGCAGAGTAAATATTTCATCCCCAAAGAGTTGTATGATAAACGCTATCCACCTTACTTGGGCGGGGGAGGATTTCTCATGTCCTCTCAGGTGGCTCGCAGGCTCTTCGTGGCTTCTGAGAGCGTGGAGCTTTACCCCATTGATGATGTGTTTTTGGGCATGTGCCTTCAGAAGCTGCAGATCGTCCCTGAGCTGCATCTGGCCTTCAGGACATTCGGGATCATAAAGCGTAAAGTGACGCCGATGAACCGGGAGCCGTGCTTTTTCCGCAACCTCATCGTGGTGCACAAACTCGTTCCGATGGAACTGCTGAAGATGTGGAATCTTGTACAAAACGAAGACTTGAAATGCGCCAGACAAGTCGCAATAGACCCATAA
- the dffb gene encoding DNA fragmentation factor subunit beta: protein MHKITKPKLVKIRTAKQSRKYGIAAINLKELIKKGCHLLKVSSSAVQVCLYEDGTVVTEEYFQNLPDNTELVLLPEAQSWNGLVHEINQVLGLDRHTDLLISAAKDLLSDELSPKRRRILGDLLGNLRDNSEVERREDDKDWFEGIDARFKTKSAYMKYNCENRIRGYLKEVDGYTQTIPNTKIKSEYKKVVEILAEKLKAARYNGTYFDRSEKDALRLCTEDGWFSCQGAFDENNCSYLHSINPYGNRESRILFSTWNLDHLIEKKRTVIPMLAEALKGNKSGDINVDYFYKLFFTRENLKLVHIVCHKKGAHELKCDPKKIYKRVRRTVK from the exons atgcataaaatAACAAAACCCAAGCTGGTTAAAATCAGAACTGCAAAACAGTCCAGAAAATACGGAATTGCTGCTATTAACCTGAAGGAACTGATAAAAAAAGGATGTCACTTACTAAAG GTATCCAGCTCCGCAGTGCAGGTTTGCTTGTATGAAGATGGAACGGTAGTTACCGAGGAATATTTTCAAAATCTTCCCGATAACACAGAACTTGTTCTCCTGCCTGAGGCACAGAGCTGGAATGGGC TTGTTCATGAAATAAATCAAGTCCTGGGATTGGACAGACACACAGACCTCCTGATCAGTGCAGCAAAAGATCTTCTGTCAGACGAACTGTCTCCCAAACGGCGCAGAATACTGGGAGACCTTCTGGGGAACCTGAGGGACAATTCAGAGGTGGAGAGAAGAGAAGATGATAAGGACTGGTTTGAAG GTATTGATGCTCGGTTTAAAACCAAGTCTGCTTACATGAAGTACAACTGTGAGAACAGAATCCGAGGATATTTGAAAGAG GTTGATGGATATACGCAGACTATTCCAAATACCAAGATAAAAAGTGAGTATAAAAAGGTGGTAGAGATCTTGGCAGAGAAACTGAAGGCTGCACGATACAACGGCACCTATTTTGACAGATCAGAGAAGGACGCCCTCAGGCTCTGCACTGAAGACGGCTGGTTCTCCTGCCAG GGGGCCTTTGATGAGAACAACTGCTCATATCTCCACTCAATAAACCCGTATGGGAACCGCGAGAGTAGAATCCTCTTCAGCACCTGGAACCTGGACCACCT GATAGAAAAGAAGAGGACAGTGATCCCTATGCTCGCCGAGGCACTGAAAGGTAATAAGAGCGGAGATATAAACGTGGATTATTTCTACAAACTGTTCTTCACAAGAGAGAATCTCAAGCTGGTTCACATCGTCTGCCATAAGAAAGGGGCCCATGAGCTCAAATGTGACCCCAAAAAAATCTACAAGCGGGTCAGGAGGACTGTGAAATGA
- the c13h1orf174 gene encoding UPF0688 protein C1orf174 homolog isoform X1, with protein sequence MRANETAVGIHRQRVCGAVSLNPPGVKSSVKKAARRRVLRGLVQRSASDIASAARQMAGDGDEAKRLPKRPFHGEVEENSSANSNENVKIQSGKKTPGERRGKENSAAKGTGLTSGSAEVKMDQTVHSSQTREDPSIFFDEDSNHIFPVEQFFGNLDVVEDNPRRTPGSKRMSRREYRSMHYYAKEDSEEEPQF encoded by the exons ATGAGGGCAAACGAG ACTGCCGTTGGGATCCACAGACAGCGGGTGTGCGGCGCTGTCTCTTTAAACCCGCCCGGTGTGAAAAGTTCAGTCAAG AAGGCGGCGAGGAGGAGAGTTCTGCGTGGTTTGGTGCAGAGATCAGCGTCTGATATCGCGAGCGCAGCGAGGCAGATGGCTGGCGACGGCGACGAGGCCAAACGTCTCCCAAAGAGACCGTTTCACGGCGAGGTAGAGGAGAACTCCAGCGCGAACAGTAATGAAAACGTCAAAATTCAGTCCGGGAAAAAGACTCCGGGTGAACGGCGCGGTAAGGAGAACTCTGCCGCCAAGGGTACGGGACTGACAAGCGGCTCTGCAGAGGTGAAGATGGACCAGACCGTTCACAGTTCCCAAACGCGAGAGGACCCGAGCATTTTCTTCGACGAGGACAGCAATCACATTTTCCCAGTGGAGCAGTTCTTTGGGAACCTGGATGTTGTTGAG GATAACCCACGGAGAACCCCAGGAAGCAAGAGAATGAGTCGGAGAGAGTACAGGAGCATGCATTACTATGCCAAAGAGGACAGTGAAGAAGAGCCACAGTTTTGA
- the c13h1orf174 gene encoding UPF0688 protein C1orf174 homolog isoform X2, with product MRANEKAARRRVLRGLVQRSASDIASAARQMAGDGDEAKRLPKRPFHGEVEENSSANSNENVKIQSGKKTPGERRGKENSAAKGTGLTSGSAEVKMDQTVHSSQTREDPSIFFDEDSNHIFPVEQFFGNLDVVEDNPRRTPGSKRMSRREYRSMHYYAKEDSEEEPQF from the exons ATGAGGGCAAACGAG AAGGCGGCGAGGAGGAGAGTTCTGCGTGGTTTGGTGCAGAGATCAGCGTCTGATATCGCGAGCGCAGCGAGGCAGATGGCTGGCGACGGCGACGAGGCCAAACGTCTCCCAAAGAGACCGTTTCACGGCGAGGTAGAGGAGAACTCCAGCGCGAACAGTAATGAAAACGTCAAAATTCAGTCCGGGAAAAAGACTCCGGGTGAACGGCGCGGTAAGGAGAACTCTGCCGCCAAGGGTACGGGACTGACAAGCGGCTCTGCAGAGGTGAAGATGGACCAGACCGTTCACAGTTCCCAAACGCGAGAGGACCCGAGCATTTTCTTCGACGAGGACAGCAATCACATTTTCCCAGTGGAGCAGTTCTTTGGGAACCTGGATGTTGTTGAG GATAACCCACGGAGAACCCCAGGAAGCAAGAGAATGAGTCGGAGAGAGTACAGGAGCATGCATTACTATGCCAAAGAGGACAGTGAAGAAGAGCCACAGTTTTGA